From Glycine max cultivar Williams 82 chromosome 11, Glycine_max_v4.0, whole genome shotgun sequence, the proteins below share one genomic window:
- the LOC100797236 gene encoding uncharacterized protein yields the protein MAFIARVCLLFLLLTSVVTCKEQPLMRDLNSNHNIDEHYYPGANPKYDPHISRPPRLGNRKMQISEEDYPGPGPNPIHYPFSPHPPPLDD from the exons ATGGCTTTCATCGCTCGGGTGTGCTTGCTCTTTCTTTTGCTCACCTCTGTAGTCACCTGCAAGGAACAACCTTTGATGA GGGACCTAAATAGCAACCACAACATAGATGAACATTACTATCCAGGGGCCAATCCAAAATACGATCCTCACATTTCTCGTCCACCACGTCTAG GGAACCGAAAGATGCAGATCAGTGAAGAAGATTACCCCGGACCAGGGCCTAACCCTATACATTATCCTTTCTCCCCTCATCCTCCCCCACTTGATGATTGA